The genomic region cattttaaaagagGCACCCAGAAAGGCATAGAGAAGAGGGTTCAGGCAGGCGTGAAACAAAGCGATGCTCTTGGTGACCTGGAGTGCAACTTCTATGGTTTTACTTGCATCACAGTCAGTGATCAACATGTAGATGATATCTATGGCTCGCCAGAATTTAACAATGTTGTAAGGTAGCTGGGTAATGATGAAAGTAGCGACGACTGCCAGCAGAACCATGAAGGGTCTCGATTTTTTAGCATTTGCAGATCTAAAGATTGCTCGAGCAGTAGCTGAATAGCAAATTAGCATGACTAGGAAAGGAAGCAGAAATTCCAGGATAATTTCCAGGATTTGAATGGTGGCTTTTAAGAGTGTTTCCATGTTCATTGGAAATACAGGAAGGCATTCATTCCTGTCATTGTGTTTCTTGACCTGATTGAATATCAGTTCAGGGATACTGAGGAAAATggcagccagccagacacagatGCAGGTGATGCTGCAGTGTTTACCAACACTTCTGCTACCCCGGGGCTCAGAGGTGGCCCTGTATCTATCCACACTGATACAGGCCAGGAACAACATGCTGGAGCTGAAATTCATGGTGTACAGAGAAGATGCGAGCTTGCACATTGAGTTGCCGagttcccatccctgcactgcaTTTGCAGCCCAAAAAGGGAGCGTGAAGAGCAAGAGCAGATCAGCAATGGCCAGATGCATGATGTACACATCTGTCTTAGTCTTCGGTTTCTTGCAGTAGGCATAAATTGCGACCACTAATGAATTTCCAGCGACTCCGACAGTGAAAGCCAATGCATAGAACACAGGAAGGAATAATTTACTGAAATTTCTCACATCACCTTTTTCACAGAGAAGCTCATACGTATTGTAATCTATAACAGAGCTGAGATCATCCTCTTCATCCTCAATCCAGTAATCAGTTGAGTTATTCATATCCCAGCCCGTGGCAAAGCTACAAGACACAAAAAAATAATACTGGGTTCAAGTTTTTAAATTTCTGTTGAAACCTAAAACCCTTGCTCAGGGTTGCTCAAGTTTAAAGAACTTTGATATTGATAATACATTTGTAAAT from Patagioenas fasciata isolate bPatFas1 chromosome 2, bPatFas1.hap1, whole genome shotgun sequence harbors:
- the ACKR4 gene encoding LOW QUALITY PROTEIN: atypical chemokine receptor 4 (The sequence of the model RefSeq protein was modified relative to this genomic sequence to represent the inferred CDS: substituted 1 base at 1 genomic stop codon); this encodes MCQTNSDHFTEAPLSCSPCYXSAEKSFATGWDMNNSTDYWIEDEEDDLSSVIDYNTYELLCEKGDVRNFSKLFLPVFYALAFTVGVAGNSLVVAIYAYCKKPKTKTDVYIMHLAIADLLLLFTLPFWAANAVQGWELGNSMCKLASSLYTMNFSSSMLFLACISVDRYRATSEPRGSRSVGKHCSITCICVWLAAIFLSIPELIFNQVKKHNDRNECLPVFPMNMETLLKATIQILEIILEFLLPFLVMLICYSATARAIFRSANAKKSRPFMVLLAVVATFIITQLPYNIVKFWRAIDIIYMLITDCDASKTIEVALQVTKSIALFHACLNPLLYAFLGASFKMHIMKIAKNYGYWRRHQQNGRPEEISMNYEDHTEETTSFTL